DNA from Variovorax sp. PBL-H6:
TGGTGCTCAGGCTCAGCGCCAGCACCAGCGGCCCGAGCGTGATGGCGGCCCAGTAGACGAGCACCCGCTGCGCGAAGGGCCGCGGCGTGCGCACGCGCCAGATACTGTTCAGCGTCTTGTCGATGGTGAGGATCAGCGCGATGGCCGTGACCAGCAGCACCAGCAGCCCCGCAAAGCCCAACCCACTGGCCTTGCTCGCAAACTGGTTGAGGTAGCCCAGCACCTGGCGCGCGATGTTGTCCGGGATCAGGCTCTCGATCAGCCAGCGCTGCACCCCGCCCCTCATGGTCGCGAACATCGGGAAGACCGTGAACAGCGCCAGCGCCAGGGTGAAGAAAGGCACCAATGCGATGGTGGTGGTGAAGGTCAGGCTGCTGGCGGTCAGGCCCAGCCGGTCCTTGCGGAAACGCTCGCCCAGCACCGCGGCCGTGTTGCCCCAGGGGAAATGCGAAAGATCCCTCCAGAGTTGGCGGCGATTCATGGCGGCTATCATGCCATCGGGTCCCGCGCCAGCCTGGCGCCGGCCGCCCCCATTGCCTGTGTTGCCCCGTTTCCTGCCCGCCGTGACCGCACCCGCCATACCCTCCTCCGTCTCCGCCACGCGCTGGCTCGCCGTCGGCAGCCTGGTCGGGCTGATCGTGCTCGGGCTGGCCTGGGAACTGTGGCTCGCGCCGCTGCGGCCGGGCGGCTCCTGGCTCGCGCTCAAGGTGCTGCCGCTGGTCGTCCCGCTTGCCGGCCTGCTGAAGAACCGGATGTACACCTACCGCTGGGTCAGCCTGCTGGTGTGGCTCTATTTCACCGAGGGCGTGGTGCGCGCGTGGAGCGACATCGATGGCACCGGCCGCGTGCTTGCGGTGGGCGAGGTCGTGCTCTGCCTTGCACTGTTCACGGCCTGCGCGTGGCACGTGCGCCTTCGCCTGCGTCTTGCGCGGGCTCGCGCGCTGGAAGGAGTTGCGTCGTGAGCCGCACGGCCGCTCCGATGGCGAATTGCACCGTGGCGCGTAGCGCGGAGGTCTCCAAATGAGCGCTTTACTCATCGACAAGCTGCGCGCCGTGGTCGGCGACGCCAACGTACTGACCGACGGCGACCTCGGTGCCTGGGAGCAGGATTGGCGCAAGCGCTCCCGCGGCAAGGCGCTGGCCGTGGTGCGGCCCGGCAGCACCCAGCAGGTGGCCGAGGTGGTAAAGGCCTGCGCCGCCGCCGGCCGGGCGATCGTGCCGCAGGGCGGCAACACCGGCCTCGCGGTCGGCTCGATTCCGGACGAGAGCGGCAACCAGGTCGTGCTGAGCCTGCAGCGCATGAACGCCGTCCGCGGCATCGACGCCGCCAACCTCACCATGACGGTCGACGCCGGCTGCGTGCTGCAGACCCTGCAGGAGGTCGCCGAGAAAGCCGGCTTCCTCTTCCCGCTGAGCCTGGCGGCCGAGGGCAGCTGCACCATCGGCGGCAACCTCGC
Protein-coding regions in this window:
- a CDS encoding DUF2069 domain-containing protein gives rise to the protein MPSGPAPAWRRPPPLPVLPRFLPAVTAPAIPSSVSATRWLAVGSLVGLIVLGLAWELWLAPLRPGGSWLALKVLPLVVPLAGLLKNRMYTYRWVSLLVWLYFTEGVVRAWSDIDGTGRVLAVGEVVLCLALFTACAWHVRLRLRLARARALEGVAS